The genomic region GGATTTGCAGGCCCTGTTGGTTTTCGCGGGCGAAAATGCAGATCAATTGCAATTGCGATACGGCAACATCGCGGCCGCCTCTATCGGGGCGATCCAGCGCCGTCTATTGGTGTTAGAGGATCAGGGCGGGGCAGGTTTCTTTGGGGAACCTGCATTGGAATTGGCAGATTTAATGCGCTGCGATGCGGATGGCCGTGGGGTGATCAATATCTTAGCGGCGGATCGTCTGATGATGTCACCGCGCCTTTATGCAACCGCGCTTTTGTGGCTGTTATCAGAACTTTTTGAAACGCTGCCCGAGGTGGGGGATCCAGATAAGCCAAAATTGGTGTTTTTCTTTTATGAGGCCCATCTTCTGTTCAATGACGCGCCAAAGGCCTTGGTTGAAAAGGTCGAACAGGTCGCCCGCTTGATCCGATCAAAGGGGGTGGGGGTGTATTTCGTCACTCAAAACCCCGCCGATGTGCCCGATGAGATTCTCGGCCAACTGGGCAATCGGGTGCAGCACGCATTGCGGGCCTTTACCGCCAAAGACCAAAAAGACCTGCGTCAGGCGGCGGACACCTATCGCCCGAACCCGAATTTCGACACCGCCGAAGCCATCCGCGAGGTGGGGGTGGGGGAGGCTGTGGTGTCCTTCCTTGAGGCAAAAGGCGCACCAAGCGTGGTTGAACGCTGTTTGATCCGCCCGCCATCGTCCAAATTGGGGCCAATGAATGAGGCGGCGCGGCAGGCGATGGTGAAATCCGCGCCTCTGCAGGGCAAATATGGCCCTCCACTCGATCGTGAAAGCGCCTATGAGATCCTACAGGCCCGCGCGGCAAAGGCCGCAGCCGAGGCAGAAGCCGCCGCTGCACGCGAAGTCCAAGAGGTGGCCGAGGCAGAAGCCGCGCGCGAGTTTACCGCAGCGCGCCGTTATACTGCGGGGGGCAGCCCCAAGCCAAAAGCATCCTCGCGTGGCGATAGTGTTGGCACAGCCTTTGCCAAAAGTTTCGCCCGTCAATTGGGCACAAGGGCAGGGCGCGCCGTAATGCGCGGTGTCTTGGGGGCACTCACAGGGCGCTAAGATGTCCGTTGGTAGATCACGGCGCTGTGAGCAGGGGTGCGGCTCTTTCGCGCTAACCCCTTGGATGCGGGTGGCTTTGTCGTTACTCTTCGCCACGAAGGGACCGCAAAATCTAGATCATGCGGGTCGTGCTGTGATGAAGGAGGGCAGAGATGATCGTTGAATTTGGCCATTTTGCTTTGGTTTTGGCCTTTGCCGTGGCTGTGTTCCAAATGATTGTGCCGATGATTGGCGCACATAAAAATTGGAGCGCGTGGATGGCGGTTGCCAGCCCTGCGGCCAGCTTGCAATTCGCGCTTGTGGCGATTTCCTTTGCCGCGCTGACCTATGCCTTTGTAACCTCTGATTTCTCGCTGAATTTGGTTGTTGCCAATTCCCATACCGACAAGCCGCTGCTGTATAAAATCAGCGGTGTCTGGGGCAATCACGAAGGCTCGCTTCTTCTATGGGTTTTGATTTTGGCGCTATTTGGGGCCTCAGCCGCGTGGTTTGGTGCAAACCTGCCGCCGCGCCTGCGTGCGCGCGTCTTAGCCGTGCAATCTTCGGTGGGGGTTGCGTTTTACGCCTTTATTTTGTTCACATCGAACCCGTTTTTGCGGCTCGAATTGCCGCCCTTTAATGGCCAAGATTTGAACCCGCTTCTGCAAGATCCTGGTCTCGCCTTCCACCCGCCGTTTTTATACTTGGGGTATGTTGGCCTTAGTATGGCGTTCTCTTTTGCTGTGGCGGCCTTGATCGAAGGGCGCGTTGATGCAGCATGGGCCAGATGGGTGCGCCCATGGACATTGGCGGCATGGGTGTTCCTGACCATCGGGATCGGACTTGGGTCTTGGTGGGCCTATTACGAGCTTGGATGGGGCGGGTTCTGGTTCTGGGATCCAGTTGAAAACGCCTCTTTCATGCCGTGGTTGATTGCGGCGGCGCTGTTGCATTCGGCAATTGTGGTCGAAAAACGCGAGGCGCTGAAAAGCTGGACAATTCTCTTGGCGATTTTGGCCTTTGGTTTCTCGCTCATCGGCACATTTATCGTGCGCTCGGGCATCATCACATCGGTTCACGCCTTTTCGAATGATCCAGAGCGCGGGATGTTCATCCTGCTAATCTTGGCCGTTTTCATGGGCGGGGCCTTTACGCTCTATGCTTTCCGTGCTGGCGCGATGGAGGCTAAGGGCGTGTTCTCAACTGTGAGCCGCGAAAGCGGTTTGGTCTTGAATAACCTTTTTTTGGCGGTGTCATCGTTTGTTGTGTTCATCGGCACAATCTGGCCCTTGGTGGCAGAGATGTTCTGGGGCCGCACCGTTTCGGTAGGGCCACCTTTCTTTAATGCGGCCTTTACGCCCTTTGCCTTTGCCATTGCGGTGGCCTTGCCCATTGGGGCGGTGTTGCCGTGGAAACGCGCGCAGCTTGGCCGTGCCATGCGCCTGATGAGTGGTGTTGCCCTTTTGACCATCGCGCTTTTGGGTTTGTTTTATGCGCTTGGAACGGGGCGTTCCTTGGCGGGGTTGATTACCCTTGCGCTTGGGGTTTGGCTGGTCGCAGGGGCCGCCGTTGATCTGTGGCAGCGCACAGGGCAGGGGCGTGAGATTGCCGCGAAATTTGGCCGCCTGACCCGCCTGCCGCGCGCCGATTGGGGCAAGGCCGTGGCCCATGCAGGGCTAGGCATCACCTTTATTGGTGTGGGGGCCTTGGTGACCTATCAAATCGAAGATATCCGCGTGGCACAAATCGGCGAAGAATTCGATGTGGGCGCCTATCATTTGACAGTGCGCGATGTGCGCGAGGTGCAAGGGCCAAATTACATCTCAACCATGGCCTTTGTCGAAGTCGCCAAAGACGGGCGTATCGTGGATGTTTTGACCCCTGAAAAGCGGATATATCCCGTGGCGGGCATGCCCACCACGGAGGCAGGGATCGACAGTGGCTTTACCCGTGATGTTTATGTGGCGCTTGGCGATCCCCAGTTGGATGGGGGGTGGGCCGTGCGCACATGGATCAAACCCTTTGCAAATTGGATTTGGGGGGGCGCAATCATCATGGCGCTTGGCGGGGCGCTTAGCCTGACCGATCGGCGTTATCGTGTCGCGGCAGGGGCCGCGCGGGATCGCGCCGCTGTTGGGGTGCCTGCGGAATGATGCGGGCCTTCGCAAAAGCCGCGCTTGCCGCAGTATGGTTGATCTCAACCCCCGCGCTTGCGGTGCAGCCTGATGAGGTTTTGCCTGATCCTGCCCTCGAGGCGCGGGCGCGTGAGATTTCAGCAGATTTGCGCTGCGTGGTGTGTCGCAATGAATCGATTGACGAAAGCAACGCCACAGTCGCCCGCGATCTGCGCATTTTCGTGCGCGAGCGGATCATGATGGGCGATAGCAACGAGCAGGTCATCGCAGAAGTGGTGGATCGGTATGGTGAATATGTGCTGATGCGTCCGCCGATGTCGGGTAGCAATCTGGCGCTTTGGCTCGCGGGGCCTGCCTTGCTTTTGTTGGGCTTTGGTGTGGCCTTTGCCTTTATCCGCACGCGAGCGCGCAGCACGAACCCCACCGAAGCAGAGCTCACCCCAGAAGAGCAGGCCGCGCTTGCGCGTATTCTTGGCGACAAGCAAAGTTGAGCCTTCCAAACCTAAATTGAGGCGATCATGAACTACGAGCGGATTCTCTATGAATTGGATGATGGCATTGCGGTGATTACGCTCAATCGTCCCGATGTCTTAAATGCGCTCGACACGCAGATGCGGGCCGAATTGACCTATGCGATTGGTCAGGCGGGGGCCTCTGCGCGGGTTTTGGTGATCACGGGCGCAGGTCGCGCCTTTTGCGCGGGACAGGATCTAGGCGATGCGGGCCGTGTGGCTGATCTCAATCTTGAGCGGGTTTTGCGGGATGAATACATGCCGCTGATCTCGGCGATTGCCGATTGCCCGATCCCTGTGATTGCGGCGGTCAATGGCGTGGCGGCGGGGGCGGGTGCAAGCCTTGCCTTGATCTGTGATGTCGTCATTGCTGCCGAAAATGCGCGATTCATCCAAGCTTTTGCGCAAATCGGCCTCATGCCTGATGCGGGGGCAACTTGGGTTTTGCCCCGCCTCGTGGGGCAGGCCCGCGCCATGGGGGCAGCACTTTTTGGCGAACCTGTCACCGCGCGGGAGGCCGAAGCGATGGGGATGATTTGGCAAGCCACAAGTGAGGCCGAATTTGACGCCACATGGCGCGCCCGCGCCGCGCATTTGGCCAGTGGCCCCACACAGGCCTACAGTAAGATAAAATCTGCACTGCGCGCCTCGGCGCAACAGGGGCTTGAGGCGCAAATGCTGCAAGAAGCCGCGCATCAAGGCGCGCTCAGCCGCACGCGCGATTTCAAAGAAGGCGTTTTGGCCTTTAACGATAAGCGCAAACCCACATTTGAAGGGCGCTAAGGCCGCTTGCGCAGGCTTGCCCCAAGGGGCGCCAAAGTGCTAGGGATGC from Rhodobacterales bacterium HKCCA1288 harbors:
- a CDS encoding enoyl-CoA hydratase/isomerase family protein, with protein sequence MNYERILYELDDGIAVITLNRPDVLNALDTQMRAELTYAIGQAGASARVLVITGAGRAFCAGQDLGDAGRVADLNLERVLRDEYMPLISAIADCPIPVIAAVNGVAAGAGASLALICDVVIAAENARFIQAFAQIGLMPDAGATWVLPRLVGQARAMGAALFGEPVTAREAEAMGMIWQATSEAEFDATWRARAAHLASGPTQAYSKIKSALRASAQQGLEAQMLQEAAHQGALSRTRDFKEGVLAFNDKRKPTFEGR
- a CDS encoding heme lyase CcmF/NrfE family subunit, which produces MIVEFGHFALVLAFAVAVFQMIVPMIGAHKNWSAWMAVASPAASLQFALVAISFAALTYAFVTSDFSLNLVVANSHTDKPLLYKISGVWGNHEGSLLLWVLILALFGASAAWFGANLPPRLRARVLAVQSSVGVAFYAFILFTSNPFLRLELPPFNGQDLNPLLQDPGLAFHPPFLYLGYVGLSMAFSFAVAALIEGRVDAAWARWVRPWTLAAWVFLTIGIGLGSWWAYYELGWGGFWFWDPVENASFMPWLIAAALLHSAIVVEKREALKSWTILLAILAFGFSLIGTFIVRSGIITSVHAFSNDPERGMFILLILAVFMGGAFTLYAFRAGAMEAKGVFSTVSRESGLVLNNLFLAVSSFVVFIGTIWPLVAEMFWGRTVSVGPPFFNAAFTPFAFAIAVALPIGAVLPWKRAQLGRAMRLMSGVALLTIALLGLFYALGTGRSLAGLITLALGVWLVAGAAVDLWQRTGQGREIAAKFGRLTRLPRADWGKAVAHAGLGITFIGVGALVTYQIEDIRVAQIGEEFDVGAYHLTVRDVREVQGPNYISTMAFVEVAKDGRIVDVLTPEKRIYPVAGMPTTEAGIDSGFTRDVYVALGDPQLDGGWAVRTWIKPFANWIWGGAIIMALGGALSLTDRRYRVAAGAARDRAAVGVPAE
- a CDS encoding cytochrome c-type biogenesis protein CcmH, producing MRAFAKAALAAVWLISTPALAVQPDEVLPDPALEARAREISADLRCVVCRNESIDESNATVARDLRIFVRERIMMGDSNEQVIAEVVDRYGEYVLMRPPMSGSNLALWLAGPALLLLGFGVAFAFIRTRARSTNPTEAELTPEEQAALARILGDKQS
- a CDS encoding DUF853 family protein, whose translation is MSDEAIFIGGGGANYATAQQLLLKYANRHGLIAGATGTGKTVTLQIMAEAFSAQGVPVFLSDVKGDLSGLAEAGSAGFKLHDAFMSRAQKIGLAPYDYRAFPVSFWDIFGEKGHPIRATVTEMGPVLLSRLLELTEAQEGALTIAFRLADEEGIDLLDLKDLQALLVFAGENADQLQLRYGNIAAASIGAIQRRLLVLEDQGGAGFFGEPALELADLMRCDADGRGVINILAADRLMMSPRLYATALLWLLSELFETLPEVGDPDKPKLVFFFYEAHLLFNDAPKALVEKVEQVARLIRSKGVGVYFVTQNPADVPDEILGQLGNRVQHALRAFTAKDQKDLRQAADTYRPNPNFDTAEAIREVGVGEAVVSFLEAKGAPSVVERCLIRPPSSKLGPMNEAARQAMVKSAPLQGKYGPPLDRESAYEILQARAAKAAAEAEAAAAREVQEVAEAEAAREFTAARRYTAGGSPKPKASSRGDSVGTAFAKSFARQLGTRAGRAVMRGVLGALTGR